In the uncultured Methanobacterium sp. genome, one interval contains:
- a CDS encoding GNAT family N-acetyltransferase produces the protein MYFQKMDKNEHDSVHVSEIIYEADAETFDFFFGNRENASQKLGKLVSTGDNNLGYQQIYVVTNDNHQIMGVMVYSAGDKRGTMQELKVLLHNFNILDSLRFIMIEIIDSIFLSRLEKDDFYYVIVAVDEHFRGQGVGSFILEEGIKLAREKGCRRAVLDVDIENDGALRLYERFGFRKFKERILSLPGWKKGAFNMEYILKE, from the coding sequence ATGTACTTTCAAAAAATGGATAAAAATGAGCACGACTCTGTCCATGTATCCGAAATTATTTATGAAGCTGATGCTGAAACTTTTGATTTTTTCTTTGGTAACAGGGAGAATGCCTCGCAGAAATTGGGGAAGCTGGTCAGTACAGGGGATAACAACCTGGGATACCAGCAGATCTACGTGGTAACCAATGACAACCACCAGATCATGGGAGTCATGGTGTATTCTGCTGGGGACAAGAGGGGAACTATGCAGGAATTAAAAGTTCTCTTACATAATTTCAACATCCTAGACTCCTTAAGATTCATAATGATTGAAATAATTGACAGCATTTTCTTATCTCGTCTGGAGAAGGATGACTTTTATTACGTTATAGTGGCTGTGGATGAACACTTCCGGGGGCAGGGAGTAGGTTCATTTATTCTGGAAGAGGGAATAAAGCTGGCCAGGGAAAAAGGATGCAGGAGAGCAGTACTGGATGTTGATATTGAAAATGATGGTGCTTTAAGGCTTTATGAAAGGTTTGGTTTTAGGAAATTTAAGGAAAGAATATTATCTCTCCCGGGGTGGAAAAAGGGAGCCTTTAATATGGAATACATCCTGAAAGAATAG